A section of the Triticum dicoccoides isolate Atlit2015 ecotype Zavitan chromosome 7A, WEW_v2.0, whole genome shotgun sequence genome encodes:
- the LOC119332072 gene encoding E3 ubiquitin-protein ligase SINA-like 4: protein MLCRLHIPAATQFSSSVLGGSPQFLHYFTIEHAHTPRPEIAMEGGQSSGKRASAEEVKSEPEEGEVLMMMQDGGEGGGASVAAESMAPAQIDVRMDLTLLHCQGCLLPLKPPVFKCEAAGHVVCYHCRAVHSTICSRASTHCGELDAVVGAAKVPCAYRAFGCERHVVYHEAADHQRACHCAPCSCPDPACGFAGNRAALLDHFAAVHRRPAATVRYGRARDLGLSVSRRWHALVGEEDGSAFLVSLGPLGAATAVSLVCVRPDGEAAPQFWCKLSVERLGGDNRDRLVLMASAVSSSALSTGAPAPGQGMFLAVPQELLSGDTLTLTVRIDMIRPAAGAAAAPKSTTPQPRTARRMQ, encoded by the exons ATGCTCTGCCGGCTCCACATTCCGGCTGCCACCCAGTTTTCCTCTTCGGTCCTGGGTGGGTCACCGCAGTTCCTCCATTATTTCACCATCGAGCACGCACACACGCCGCGGCCAGAAATAGCAATGGAGGGAGGGCAGAGCAGCGGCAAGAGGGCGAGCGCAGAGGAAGTGAAGTCAGAGCCAGAGGAAGGAGAGGTGCTGATGATGATGCAGGAcggaggcgaaggaggcggcgcgTCGGTGGCGGCGGAGTCCATGGCGCCGGCGCAGATCGACGTGAGGATGGACCTGACGCTGCTCCACTGCCAGGGCTGCCTCCTCCCCCTGAAGCCCCCCGTCTTCAAG TGCGAGGCCGCCGGGCACGTCGTGTGCTACCACTGCCGCGCCGTCCACAGCACCATCTGCAGCCGCGCCAGCACGCACTGCGGCGAGCTGGACGCCGTGGTGGGCGCCGCCAAGGTGCCGTGCGCCTACAGGGCGTTCGGCTGCGAGCGGCACGTGGTGTACCACGAGGCCGCGGACCACCAGCGCGCGTGCCACTGCGCGCCCTGCTCCTGCCCGGACCCGGCGTGCGGCTTCGCGGGCAACCGCGCGGCGCTCCTCGACCACTTCGCCGCCGTCCACCGGCGCCCCGCCGCCACGGTCCGCTACGGCCGGGCCCGGGACCTCGGCCTCTCCGTGTCGCGCCGCTGGCACGCGCTCGtcggggaggaggacggcagcgcgtTCCTCGTGTCCCTGGGCCCGCTCGGCGCGGCCACCGCCGTGTCGCTGGTCTGCGTCAGGCCGGACGGCGAGGCGGCGCCGCAGTTCTGGTGCAAGCTCTCCGTGGAGCGCCTGGGCGGCGACAACAGGGACAGGCTGGTCCTCATGGCCTCCGCGGTGAGCAGCAGCGCGCTGTCCACCGGCGCGCCGGCGCCGGGGCAGGGGATGTTCTTGGCCGTGCCCCAGGAGCTGCTCTCCGGCGACACGCTCACGCTCACCGTCCGCATTGATATGATCCGGCCTGCCGCCGGCGCTGCCGCCGCTCCCAAGTCGACAACACCACAGCCTAGGACGGCTAGGAGGATGCAGTGA